From Odontesthes bonariensis isolate fOdoBon6 chromosome 21, fOdoBon6.hap1, whole genome shotgun sequence, a single genomic window includes:
- the LOC142371115 gene encoding beta-galactoside-binding lectin-like: MTKAMVINDMSFKVGQTLTLVGEVKPDAATFSINIGHRDQHIALHINPRFNLHGDKNTVVCNSNHGGDWGEEHRERDFPFHQGKEFKIITMFTSAGFVMVLSNGCIIRFPNRLGAQKYSFFSFMGDARIKSIEVK, encoded by the exons ATGACTAAA GCTATGGTCATAAATGACATGTCCTTCAAAGTTGGACAAACCCTGACCCTTGTTGGTGAAGTTAAACCTGATGCTGCAAC TTTTTCCATTAACATTGGCCACAGAGACCAACACATCGCATTGCACATTAACCCACGTTTCAATCTGCATGGCGACAAGAATACAGTTGTCTGTAACTCTAACCATGGTGGTGATTGGGGTGAAGAGCATCGTGAAAGAGACTTTCCGTTTCACCAGGGAAAGGAGTTCAAG ATCATCACTATGTTTACCTCCGCGGGGTTTGTCATGGTTTTATCCAATGGATGTATAATCCGCTTCCCCAATCGCCTGGGTGCGCAGAAATACTCATTCTTCAGCTTCATGGGGGATGCTCGCATCAAAAGCATTGAGGTCAAGTAA
- the sgsm3 gene encoding small G protein signaling modulator 3, with protein sequence MSGTYTPAPGGPFSALTPSMWPQEILAKYHQKDPSEQPELQFDEFGFKVDTEDGGEPRSWLGIDGSPQREDPQQRLRWQAHLEFTHNHAVGDLTWDLIDPVLPRSERLRSLVLGGIPHSMRPQLWMRLSGALQKKRTSEISYKEIVKNSSNDDTTTAKQIEKDLLRTMPTNACFSSLTSVGVPRLRRVLRGLAWLYPDIGYCQGTGMVISCLLLFLEEEDALWMMCALIEDLLPPSYFSSTLLGVQTDQRVLRQLIVQYLPALDRLLQEHDIEMSLITLHWFLTSFASVVDIRLLLRIWDLLYYQGSLVLFQVTLGMLQIKEEELISSENSASIFNTLSDLPSQLRDAPAVLGEAMRLAGTLSQETLEAHRHKHLAYILNEQAQLNNGNNITLNTNLNKVVRRQSQRRKSTLTSLLFGDDEAETLKSKNIKQTELVAALREAISHTAEHFHCLDPRHSSTDLTPDYSMESHQRDHENFLVVSRNRRRRAKALLDFERHDDDELGFRKNDIITIVSQKDEHCWVGELNGLRGWFPAKFVEILDERSKEYSLAGDDSVTEAVTDLVRGTLCPALKAIFQHGLKKASILGGPCHPWLFIEEAASREVERDFNSVYSRLVLCKTYRLDEDGKVLTPEELLYRAVQAVNMSHDSAHAQMDVKFRSLVCVGLNEQVLHLWLEVLCSSMASVEKWYHPWSFLRSPGWVQIKCELRVLSKFAFSLSQDCELPDKKEAKEQKPLKEGVQDMLVKHHLFSWDIDG encoded by the exons ATGTCTG GTACCTACACACCAGCTCCTGGCGGACCATTTTCTGCTCTCACCCCGAGCATGTGGCCTCAGGAAATTTTAGCAAAGTACCACCAA AAAGATCCGTCAGAGCAGCCTGAACTACAGTTTGATGAGTTTGGCTTCAAAGTAGACACTGAGG ATGGTGGGGAGCCCAGGTCCTGGCTGGGCATCGATGGCTCACCACAGCGTGAAGACCCTCAGCAGCGGCTGCGCTGGCAAGCCCACCTGGAGTTCACCCACAATCATGCAGTCGGTGACCTGACTTGGGATCTCATCGATCCCGTCCTTCCACGCTCGGAGCGTCTTCGATCCTTAGTGCTCGGTGGCATACCTCACAGCATGAGGCCACAG CTATGGATGCGTCTGTCTGGTGCATTGCAAAAGAAGAGGACCTCAGAGATTTCCTACAAAGAAATCGTCAAGAACAGCTCCAATGATGACACCACAACAGCTAAACAG ATAGAAAAGGACCTGTTACGGACTATGCCCACCAATGCCTGTTTCAGTAGTTTGACCAGTGTCGGAGTACCAAGACTGAGACGGGTCCTGAGGGGCCTTGCCTGGCTCTACCCCGACATCGGGTACTGTCAGGGCACCGGCATG GTCATATCCTGCCTGCTGCTCTTTCTTGAGGAGGAGGATGCACTGTGGATGATGTGCGCCCTAATCGAAGACCTCCTCCCTCCATCCTATTTCTCCTCCACTCTGTTGGGGGTCCAAACAGACCAGAGAGTTCTTCGCCAACTTATTGTTCAGTACCTGCCAGCCCTtgaccgccttctccaggagcaCGACATAG AAATGTCGCTAATTACACTGCACTGGTTCCTGACGTCATTTGCCAGTGTGGTGGACATCCGTTTGCTCCTGAGGATCTGGGATCTGCTCTATTATCAAGGCTCGCTGGTGCTTTTCCAGGTCACACTGGGCATGCTCCAGATTAAG GAGGAGGAGCTCATATCATCAGAGAACTCTGCCTCCATTTTCAATACTCTGTCTGACTTGCCAAGTCAGCTGAGGGATGCGCCTGCAGTTCTTGGGGAGGCGATGAGGCTAGCGGGGACATTATCTCAGGAAACTCTGGAAGCTCACCGACACAAACACCTTGCCTATATCCTAAATGAACAGGCACAACTCAACAATGGAAACAACATAACACTCAACACTAATCTCAACAAG GTGGTGAGGAGACAGTCCCAGCGCAGGAAATCCACTCTTACATCTCTGCTGTTTGGGGATGATGAGGCAGAGACCCTGAAATCCAAAAACATTAAGCAGACAGAGCTGGTTGCTGCCCTCCGAGAGGCTATATCCCACACTGCAGAGCACTTCCACTGTCTGGACCCTCGCCACTCCAGCACT GACCTGACTCCAGACTACTCCATGGAGAGCCACCAGCGGGATCATGAAAACTTTCTTGTGGTGTCTCGTAACCGACGGAGACGGGCTAAGGCATTGTTGGACTTCGAGCGTCATGACGACGATGAACTGGGCTTCAGAAAGAATGACATCATCACC ATTGTCTCACAGAAGGATGAACACTGTTGGGTTGGTGAGCTCAATGGCCTTAGAG GTTGGTTTCCTGCAAAGTTTGTCGAGATTCTAGATGAAAGAAGCAAGGAG TACTCCTTAGCAGGTGATGACTCAGTGACGGAGGCAGTCACGGACCTGGTCAGGGGCACTCTGTGTCCAGCTCTGAAAGCCATCTTTCAGCATGGACTTAAGAAGGCATCTATACTGGGTGGGCCCTGTCACCCATGGTTGTTCATAGAAGag GCTGCCAGTAGGGAGGTTGAGAGGGACTTCAATTCGGTCTACTCTAGACTCGTGCTGTGCAAAACCTACAG GTTAGATGAGGATGGGAAAGTACTAACACCAGAGGAGCTGCTTTACAGA GCAGTGCAGGCAGTCAACATGAGCCACGACTCGGCGCACGCTCAGATGGACGTAAAGTTCAGGTCTCTTGTCTGCGTTGGCCTCAA TGAGCAGGTGCTGCACCTATGGTTGGAGGTGTTGTGCTCCAGCATGGCTTCTGTAGAAAAATGGTATCATCCCTGGTCGTTCCTTCGTAGTCCTGGATGGGTCCAGATCAAGTGTGAGCTTAG GGTCCTGTCAAAGTTTGCCTTCAGTCTGTCCCAAGACTGCGAGCTACCGGATAAGAAGGAG GCGAAGGAGCAGAAGCCACTGAAAGAGGGCGTGCAGGATATGTTGGTGAAACATCACCTCTTTAGCTGGGACATCGATGGCTGA
- the gtpbp1 gene encoding GTP-binding protein 1 isoform X1: MASIAAAHDPGLTPGSVPLADALVPASIFAPDRGGCGDDTGDECFEEGDMLNGEPEDRGIDCSSKLALVSPNGEQYDSLLRQLRDRMEEGCGETIYVIGMGSDGGDWGLDEKDMEASVATVRSLCEQLDADLIPLRDRSEAAGLVRDYLIRRRVGELDFLEVRVAVVGNVDAGKSTLLGVLTHGELDNGRGFARQKLFRHKHEMESGRTSSVGNDILGFDQEGQVVNKPDSHGGSLDWTKICEKSSKVITFIDLAGHEKYLKTTVFGMTGHLPDFCMLMVGSNAGIVGMTKEHLGLALALNVPVFVVVTKIDMCPANILQETLKLLQRLLKSPGCRKIPVLVQNKDDVIVAASNFSSERMCPIFQISNVTGENMDLLKMFLNLLSSRTSYRDDQPAEFQIDDTYSVPGVGTVVSGTTLRGLIRLNDTMLLGPDPLGSFISIAVKSIHRKRMPVKEVRGGQTASFALKKIKRSSIRKGMVMVSPRLNPQATWEFEAEILVLHHPTTISPRYQAMVHCGSIRQTATILSMNRDCLRTGDKASVHFRFIKTPEYLHCDQRLVFREGRTKAVGTITKLLQSTNNMPSNSKPPQIKMQSTKKMPLRKEDGTVAAGDDAATIAQSAGSNASQLGEGDDDPQIKEGNKENKPKSGGGGRRRGGQRHKGKGQNSSTNSTAAPSSSGIANC; this comes from the exons ATGGCATCGATAGCAGCGGCACATGACCCAGGCTTAACCCCAGGCTCCGTACCGCTGGCTGACGCTTTAGTCCCGGCGAGTATATTTGCTCCAGACCGAGGAGGATGTGGGGACGACACCGGGGACGAGTGCTTCGAGGAGGGGGACATGCTCAATGGCGAGCCCGAGGATCGTGGGATTGACTGCAGCAGCAAG CTGGCACTTGTTAGCCCGAATGGAGAGCAGTATGACTCGTTACTCCGGCAGCTTCGAGACAGGATGGAAGAGGGCTGTGGAGAGACCATCTATGTGATTGGGATGGGCTCTG ACGGCGGTGACTGGGGTCTGGATGAGAAAGATATGGAGGCCTCAGTAGCCACGGTGCGCTCACTGTGTGAGCAGCTGGACGCTGACCTTATCCCTTTAAGAGACCGCAGTGAGGCTGCTGGGTTGGTGCGTGACTATCTGATTCGGAGGCGTGTGGGTGAGCTGGACTTCCTGGAGGTCAG GGTTGCAGTGGTGGGGAATGTGGATGCTGGTAAAAGCACTCTGCTGGGAGTGTTGACACATGGTGAGCTGGACAATGGCAGGGGCTTTGCCCGCCAGAAACTTTTCAGACACAAGCATGAGATGGAGAGTGGCAGGACCAGCAGTGTGGGCAACGACATCCTGGGGTTTGACCAGGAGGGGCAG GTGGTGAACAAACCAGATAGTCATGGAGGAAGCCTGGACTGGACCAAAATCTGCGAGAAGTCCTCCAAAGTCATTACCTTCATAGACTTGGCAGGCCATGAGAAATACCTCAAGACCACTGTGTTTGGGATGACTGGACACCTTCCTGATTTCTGCATGCTCATG GTGGGGAGTAATGCGGGTATCGTGGGGATGACCAAAGAGCATCTGGGTCTGGCTCTAGCTCTGAATGTACCCGTGTTTGTAGTCGTTACCAAGATAGACATGTGTCCAGCCAACATTCTGCAAG AGACTTTGAAGCTGCTCCAGAGGTTACTGAAGTCCCCGGGCTGCAGAAAGATTCCCGTCCTGGTACAGAACAAGGACGACGTCATAGTTGCAGCTTCGAACTTCAGTTCAGAGAG GATGTGCCCCATCTTTCAGATCTCCAATGTTACTGGAGAGAACATGGACCTGCTGAAGATGTTTCTCAACCTGCTCTCCTCCAGGACATCCTACAGGGACGATCAGCCCGCTGAATTTCAGATAGACGATACCTACTCTGTACCG GGAGTGGGAACCGTGGTGTCAGGGACTACTTTACGTGGGCTCATACGCCTAAACGATACCATGCTGCTGGGACCGGATCCTCTTGGGAGCTTCATCTCCATCGCTGTTAAGTCGATTCACCGCAAGAGAATGCCTGTGAAGGAGGTCAGAGGTGGCCAGACTGCCTCCTTTGCTCTCAAAAAG atcAAGCGCTCCTCCATAAGGAAAGGCATGGTGATGGTGTCTCCCAGGTTAAACCCTCAGGCAACCTGGGAGTTTGAGGCTGAGATCCTAGTATTGCATCATCCCACTACGATATCCCCCAGATACCAGGCCATGG TCCACTGCGGGAGTATAAGGCAGACAGCCACCATCTTGTCCATGAACAGAGACTGCTTACGGACAGGGGACAAGGCTTCGGTCCATTTCCGCTTCATCAAAACCCCCGAGTATCTGCACTGCGACCAGAGGCTGGTGTTCAGGGAGGGGCGCACCAAGGCTGTGGGGACCATCACTAAG CTGTTGCAGTCCACCAACAACATGCCATCAAACTCCAAACCCCCTCAAATCAAAATGCAGTCCACGAAAAAGATGCCACTCCGAAAAGAGGACGGCACAGTGGCGGCTGGCGACGACGCAGCGACGATAGCACAGTCCGCAGGCTCAAACGCCTCACAACTG GGAGAGGGAGATGATGACCCTCAAATAAAGGAGGGCAACAAAGAGAACAAG CCAAAGTCTGGAGGTGGTGGGCGGAGAAGGGGGGGTCAGAGGCACAAAGGGAAAGGGCAGAACAGCAGCACCAACTCCACAGCAGCGCCCTCCTCGTCGGGGATAGCAAACTGCTGA
- the gtpbp1 gene encoding GTP-binding protein 1 isoform X2 — protein sequence MASIAAAHDPGLTPGSVPLADALVPASIFAPDRGGCGDDTGDECFEEGDMLNGEPEDRGIDCSSKLALVSPNGEQYDSLLRQLRDRMEEGCGETIYVIGMGSDGGDWGLDEKDMEASVATVRSLCEQLDADLIPLRDRSEAAGLVRDYLIRRRVGELDFLEVRVAVVGNVDAGKSTLLGVLTHGELDNGRGFARQKLFRHKHEMESGRTSSVGNDILGFDQEGQVVNKPDSHGGSLDWTKICEKSSKVITFIDLAGHEKYLKTTVFGMTGHLPDFCMLMVGSNAGIVGMTKEHLGLALALNVPVFVVVTKIDMCPANILQETLKLLQRLLKSPGCRKIPVLVQNKDDVIVAASNFSSERMCPIFQISNVTGENMDLLKMFLNLLSSRTSYRDDQPAEFQIDDTYSVPGVGTVVSGTTLRGLIRLNDTMLLGPDPLGSFISIAVKSIHRKRMPVKEVRGGQTASFALKKIKRSSIRKGMVMVSPRLNPQATWEFEAEILVLHHPTTISPRYQAMVHCGSIRQTATILSMNRDCLRTGDKASVHFRFIKTPEYLHCDQRLVFREGRTKAVGTITKLLQSTNNMPSNSKPPQIKMQSTKKMPLRKEDGTVAAGDDAATIAQSAGSNASQLPKSGGGGRRRGGQRHKGKGQNSSTNSTAAPSSSGIANC from the exons ATGGCATCGATAGCAGCGGCACATGACCCAGGCTTAACCCCAGGCTCCGTACCGCTGGCTGACGCTTTAGTCCCGGCGAGTATATTTGCTCCAGACCGAGGAGGATGTGGGGACGACACCGGGGACGAGTGCTTCGAGGAGGGGGACATGCTCAATGGCGAGCCCGAGGATCGTGGGATTGACTGCAGCAGCAAG CTGGCACTTGTTAGCCCGAATGGAGAGCAGTATGACTCGTTACTCCGGCAGCTTCGAGACAGGATGGAAGAGGGCTGTGGAGAGACCATCTATGTGATTGGGATGGGCTCTG ACGGCGGTGACTGGGGTCTGGATGAGAAAGATATGGAGGCCTCAGTAGCCACGGTGCGCTCACTGTGTGAGCAGCTGGACGCTGACCTTATCCCTTTAAGAGACCGCAGTGAGGCTGCTGGGTTGGTGCGTGACTATCTGATTCGGAGGCGTGTGGGTGAGCTGGACTTCCTGGAGGTCAG GGTTGCAGTGGTGGGGAATGTGGATGCTGGTAAAAGCACTCTGCTGGGAGTGTTGACACATGGTGAGCTGGACAATGGCAGGGGCTTTGCCCGCCAGAAACTTTTCAGACACAAGCATGAGATGGAGAGTGGCAGGACCAGCAGTGTGGGCAACGACATCCTGGGGTTTGACCAGGAGGGGCAG GTGGTGAACAAACCAGATAGTCATGGAGGAAGCCTGGACTGGACCAAAATCTGCGAGAAGTCCTCCAAAGTCATTACCTTCATAGACTTGGCAGGCCATGAGAAATACCTCAAGACCACTGTGTTTGGGATGACTGGACACCTTCCTGATTTCTGCATGCTCATG GTGGGGAGTAATGCGGGTATCGTGGGGATGACCAAAGAGCATCTGGGTCTGGCTCTAGCTCTGAATGTACCCGTGTTTGTAGTCGTTACCAAGATAGACATGTGTCCAGCCAACATTCTGCAAG AGACTTTGAAGCTGCTCCAGAGGTTACTGAAGTCCCCGGGCTGCAGAAAGATTCCCGTCCTGGTACAGAACAAGGACGACGTCATAGTTGCAGCTTCGAACTTCAGTTCAGAGAG GATGTGCCCCATCTTTCAGATCTCCAATGTTACTGGAGAGAACATGGACCTGCTGAAGATGTTTCTCAACCTGCTCTCCTCCAGGACATCCTACAGGGACGATCAGCCCGCTGAATTTCAGATAGACGATACCTACTCTGTACCG GGAGTGGGAACCGTGGTGTCAGGGACTACTTTACGTGGGCTCATACGCCTAAACGATACCATGCTGCTGGGACCGGATCCTCTTGGGAGCTTCATCTCCATCGCTGTTAAGTCGATTCACCGCAAGAGAATGCCTGTGAAGGAGGTCAGAGGTGGCCAGACTGCCTCCTTTGCTCTCAAAAAG atcAAGCGCTCCTCCATAAGGAAAGGCATGGTGATGGTGTCTCCCAGGTTAAACCCTCAGGCAACCTGGGAGTTTGAGGCTGAGATCCTAGTATTGCATCATCCCACTACGATATCCCCCAGATACCAGGCCATGG TCCACTGCGGGAGTATAAGGCAGACAGCCACCATCTTGTCCATGAACAGAGACTGCTTACGGACAGGGGACAAGGCTTCGGTCCATTTCCGCTTCATCAAAACCCCCGAGTATCTGCACTGCGACCAGAGGCTGGTGTTCAGGGAGGGGCGCACCAAGGCTGTGGGGACCATCACTAAG CTGTTGCAGTCCACCAACAACATGCCATCAAACTCCAAACCCCCTCAAATCAAAATGCAGTCCACGAAAAAGATGCCACTCCGAAAAGAGGACGGCACAGTGGCGGCTGGCGACGACGCAGCGACGATAGCACAGTCCGCAGGCTCAAACGCCTCACAACTG CCAAAGTCTGGAGGTGGTGGGCGGAGAAGGGGGGGTCAGAGGCACAAAGGGAAAGGGCAGAACAGCAGCACCAACTCCACAGCAGCGCCCTCCTCGTCGGGGATAGCAAACTGCTGA